Below is a window of Pseudomonadota bacterium DNA.
GTCGGTCGGTAAGGCTTTGAAGCCTGCTCCACGCCGCCTTCACGGGCGATCAGATCACGCACGAAGTCCGGAATGTCCCAGCCCACCTGCCGGACGATCGCGCCATTGTCGCGAATGAGCCATTCGTCGTAGATCGCGTCGTCACGGGCCGCACAGTCAGCAATGATCCGGTAGTGGAGCCTCTTGCCCGTCGCTCGCCCATGGAAGCCATCGCGGCTGTGGGTCGCTGTCGACATCAGGCGGTGCGACGACAACAGATCGCCCTTTTCCGGGCTGCCGGACCAGATGACATCCTCGCCAAGGAGCTGGCGGTCCGGCAGCTCGGAGAGAACCGCCATCGTCGAGTTGATCGACGCGCGGTTGCCGATCGACATGCCGGACGGCATGCGGACGATGACGTCCGGCGCGTAGGAATGCTCCAGGGTCGCGATACCGCGATCTTCCCAGATTTCCTTTGTGATCCCCAGAATGTAATCGGGAAAATCGGCCCAGCGCTGGCTGAAACCTCTCATTGAAATGCCCCCGGTATCGCCCGCCCAGTTTCCTTGTCGAAACCGGTCCGCGCCTTGTTGAAGCTGCGCATGCGGGCCAGCACGTCTACCCCTATCTGACGGTACATGTCCATCAGATCGACCATGACCCAATTTTCGCGGATAAGACCGTTTTCGATCCGCCAGAAATCGAGCGACCGCATGGTGATGCGTTTGCCGGAGGGGGCGATACCGAGCCAGCCATCATCGGTGAGCGTCTGGATCATGTTCGGCCATCCGGTGACCGCTGCGTAATCGCCGTCCCCAAAGAAATGGTAGGTAACGTCGTCCACATACTGGCCGCGATCAGGCATCCCTTCGAGGAAGGGGATCTGGTGCCATTTGCGAAAGCCGTCGAAGCCCCGCCCGGTACCGATCCCAGAAGGTCCATACCAGCTCATCTTCGGGTGCCAGAAGCGTTCCATCTCCATGACCTCAGGCCCGCCTTCGGACGGATGCTTTTTGAGGTAGGTCAGCATGTCAACGATATGCTGGCAGGAAGCTCTGGACCGCGCCTCATCGTAGGGACCGGGCACCAGACCATCTTGGGGAGCTGGTCCGGAAACGTGCCATTCGCGACCAAGTGAAGGCGCGAGCGGCCAGGCACCTGCCTGCATCATCAGTTCAGGCAGGTCCCATAGCGCCTGTATCTCGACGATGCGCTGATCTTCGATGCGGTAGAACTCATGAAAGCGCATATGCGCCATATGACCCGTCGACGGGATATCAAACAGCGGCCGCTCAAACGTCCCGAGGTAGAAGCCCGCGCAGCCGACCCAGTCGGCGCCATGATCATCCGTGCCTGCGACCACAATCTGATCGCGTCGCTCAAAATCCGGCATCGCGTCGGCGAGCGACCCGATTGTCGCGACAAAGAACGGTCTTGTCGCGACAAGATCACCCCATGGCTCGGCCATATGGGCGGACATGTCGGGCGCCGCTATTTTTGTCAGCGCTTCGAGTGCTTGCGCCGGTTCGAAATCGTACAGCGCCGCCCGCCATTGGGCGAGCAACGCCTTGTTCTGGGAGTGCCGGTCAAGCATGGAAACCGTCCGGCGTCTCATGATCCGGCGCGGGAGGTTGGCGTTCGCCACGGTCGAAGGCTTCCCAGCCTTCACCCTTGAAGACATCAACGCCTAACTGACTGAGGACATGAGGAAAATCGACCATGACCCAGTTATCGACGATCTTGCCATCAACCACTTTCCAGAAATCCATGTAGCGGATTTCGATCCGTTTGCCGGTCGGCTCGACGCCCATAAAGGTGCCAGCATGGGTTGCTTCCTGACGGCCGAACGCTGCCGCCCACTCGCCCATATACAGCCGGGCTTCATCGGTGCAGACCTTGTCCTTGAAGGCGGCCTGAAAGGGTTTTTGCCAGTTTTCGTTGAACTCGTTGACGCCGTTCTTCGAGCCGCAGCCGAAATTGCCCATCCAACGGAAGGCGTCGTGGAAGAATTCGTGGATGTCATGGATGCGATGATCGTTCAGACCATCGACCATGCCTTCGATGACGCGGCGCGTCTCGTCGGTTTTGGATAAATCGGTGTCGCGGCTGAGAACCGCTTGC
It encodes the following:
- a CDS encoding nuclear transport factor 2 family protein, whose protein sequence is MRGFSQRWADFPDYILGITKEIWEDRGIATLEHSYAPDVIVRMPSGMSIGNRASINSTMAVLSELPDRQLLGEDVIWSGSPEKGDLLSSHRLMSTATHSRDGFHGRATGKRLHYRIIADCAARDDAIYDEWLIRDNGAIVRQVGWDIPDFVRDLIAREGGVEQASKPYRPTPDEPIHYTGRGNDHEVGERYATTLRNLMRANFATIERDYDRACQIDMPGYQTGHGWPAVDGFWLPLRAAMPDAAFEIHHQIGRDDGDGFPARAAIRWSLTGKHEGYGPFGPPSGADIHIMGASHAEYGPWGLRREFVLYDEVAIWKQIILATG
- a CDS encoding ester cyclase codes for the protein MLDRHSQNKALLAQWRAALYDFEPAQALEALTKIAAPDMSAHMAEPWGDLVATRPFFVATIGSLADAMPDFERRDQIVVAGTDDHGADWVGCAGFYLGTFERPLFDIPSTGHMAHMRFHEFYRIEDQRIVEIQALWDLPELMMQAGAWPLAPSLGREWHVSGPAPQDGLVPGPYDEARSRASCQHIVDMLTYLKKHPSEGGPEVMEMERFWHPKMSWYGPSGIGTGRGFDGFRKWHQIPFLEGMPDRGQYVDDVTYHFFGDGDYAAVTGWPNMIQTLTDDGWLGIAPSGKRITMRSLDFWRIENGLIRENWVMVDLMDMYRQIGVDVLARMRSFNKARTGFDKETGRAIPGAFQ
- a CDS encoding ester cyclase, whose translation is MKGSRPEQAVLSRDTDLSKTDETRRVIEGMVDGLNDHRIHDIHEFFHDAFRWMGNFGCGSKNGVNEFNENWQKPFQAAFKDKVCTDEARLYMGEWAAAFGRQEATHAGTFMGVEPTGKRIEIRYMDFWKVVDGKIVDNWVMVDFPHVLSQLGVDVFKGEGWEAFDRGERQPPAPDHETPDGFHA